A single genomic interval of Bacteroidota bacterium harbors:
- a CDS encoding DUF288 domain-containing protein, whose translation MMDTALVITSIAASGHPVLNAYASHCKKAGIPFYMIGDKASPSDFILEGCDFYSLERQRQLDLSIVKLLPEKHYGRKNIGYLLAIRNGAKQILETDDDNYAHPEFWAERNRIVPAHPLQEKGWVNVYEYYTKARIWPRGFALEKLQDALPPLSDFNVKDCDCPIQQGLANENPDVDAIYRLILPLPLNFEGDAKIALGNKTWCPFNSQNTTWFKDAFPLMYLPSYCSFRMTDIWRSFIAQRIAWENNWSILFHPATVWQERNMHNLMRDFADEISGYTNNLRIAETLEKLDLKSGLNNLGGNLHRCYEAMVGLNLVDAKEIPLVEAWLRDLGQ comes from the coding sequence ATCACTTCAATCGCTGCTTCCGGCCATCCTGTCCTGAATGCTTATGCTTCCCATTGTAAAAAAGCCGGCATTCCTTTTTACATGATTGGCGACAAAGCTTCTCCATCTGATTTTATCCTGGAAGGCTGTGATTTTTACAGCCTCGAACGCCAGCGTCAGCTTGATTTATCCATCGTTAAACTATTGCCCGAAAAACATTATGGAAGAAAAAATATCGGATATCTCCTGGCAATACGAAATGGTGCAAAACAAATTCTTGAAACAGATGATGACAATTATGCTCATCCCGAGTTCTGGGCAGAAAGAAACAGAATTGTTCCAGCCCACCCGCTTCAGGAAAAAGGTTGGGTGAATGTCTATGAATACTACACCAAGGCGCGGATCTGGCCAAGAGGATTTGCCCTCGAAAAATTGCAGGATGCATTGCCTCCACTCAGTGATTTCAATGTAAAAGATTGTGATTGTCCCATTCAGCAGGGATTAGCCAATGAAAACCCGGATGTGGACGCGATTTATCGTCTGATCCTTCCTTTGCCTTTGAATTTTGAAGGTGATGCGAAAATTGCATTGGGAAATAAAACCTGGTGCCCGTTCAATAGCCAGAACACAACCTGGTTCAAAGATGCTTTTCCATTAATGTATCTTCCCTCTTATTGCAGTTTCCGGATGACCGATATTTGGAGAAGTTTTATCGCCCAACGTATCGCCTGGGAAAATAACTGGAGCATTCTTTTTCATCCTGCAACCGTTTGGCAGGAAAGGAATATGCACAACCTGATGCGGGATTTTGCTGATGAAATTTCAGGTTACACCAACAACCTCCGTATCGCCGAAACTCTCGAAAAGCTGGATCTGAAATCCGGACTCAATAATCTCGGTGGAAATTTGCACCGGTGTTATGAAGCCATGGTCGGACTGAACCTTGTTGACGCGAAAGAAATTCCTCTGGTGGAAGCCTGGCTCAGGGATCTGGGACAATAA
- a CDS encoding HAMP domain-containing histidine kinase, with product MNIYTQKQRWKLLLLLAALLIGAASLWYTNKLVNKLADEEHKKIELWAEATKRLADVSEVNTDINFLSSVISNNNTIPVIWADENFKVISSRNLDSLRALDSTYLKNQVAIMRSQHEPIEIKIAQNFKQYILYKDSELLVRLRYYPYFQLAVIALFLFVSYLAFSTSRKAEQNQVWVGMAKETAHQLGTPLSSLLAWLELLKMKGTNPEYTSEIEKDLHRLQTITDRFSKIGAAPALKKEDVYDVLRHSVDYIRNRTSDQVNFHIDKPHHEIFAPMNVPLFEWVIENILKNALDAMSGAGAISIAITDQQQFVYMDITDSGKGIPKSSYKTIFKPGYTTKSRGWGLGLSLSKRIIEDYHDGQIFVKSSEIGKGTTFRIVLKK from the coding sequence GTGAATATTTACACCCAAAAACAACGTTGGAAACTTCTGCTCCTGCTTGCAGCCTTGTTGATAGGAGCAGCTTCGCTGTGGTATACCAATAAACTGGTGAACAAGCTGGCTGATGAAGAGCATAAAAAGATTGAACTCTGGGCGGAGGCGACAAAAAGGCTTGCGGATGTTTCGGAAGTCAATACCGATATTAATTTTCTCTCCAGTGTCATCAGTAATAACAACACTATCCCTGTAATCTGGGCGGATGAAAATTTTAAAGTCATTTCATCCCGAAACCTGGATTCTCTCCGCGCTTTGGATTCAACGTATCTGAAAAACCAGGTTGCAATCATGCGCTCCCAGCATGAGCCGATCGAAATAAAGATAGCCCAGAATTTTAAGCAATACATCCTCTACAAGGATTCTGAATTACTGGTAAGGCTCCGTTATTATCCTTATTTCCAGCTGGCAGTTATCGCATTGTTCCTCTTTGTTTCTTACCTCGCATTCAGTACATCACGGAAGGCGGAACAAAATCAGGTATGGGTTGGTATGGCAAAAGAAACCGCGCATCAACTTGGAACTCCTTTATCTAGTCTGCTTGCCTGGTTGGAATTGTTAAAAATGAAAGGGACAAATCCGGAATATACCAGTGAAATAGAAAAGGATTTGCACCGGCTTCAAACCATAACAGACAGGTTCTCAAAAATTGGAGCTGCACCGGCCTTGAAAAAAGAAGATGTGTACGATGTGCTCCGACATTCGGTAGATTATATTCGTAACCGCACTTCTGATCAGGTGAATTTTCACATCGATAAACCACATCACGAGATTTTTGCTCCGATGAACGTTCCGCTGTTTGAATGGGTAATTGAAAATATCCTGAAGAATGCATTGGACGCGATGAGTGGAGCAGGTGCCATTAGCATTGCAATTACAGATCAGCAACAATTCGTATACATGGACATTACAGACTCCGGAAAAGGCATTCCGAAGTCGTCTTATAAGACCATCTTCAAGCCCGGTTACACCACCAAAAGCAGGGGATGGGGCCTCGGATTGTCACTCAGCAAGCGGATTATCGAAGATTACCATGACGGCCAGATTTTCGTAAAAAGCTCGGAAATTGGCAAAGGAACGACATTCCGCATCGTTTTAAAGAAATAA
- the hemW gene encoding radical SAM family heme chaperone HemW, which yields MPGLYLHIPFCKQACNYCDFHFSTTHNTKSAMLEAMRKEIGLRSDYLGTNQLSTIYFGGGTPSLLTGDELKGIFETINRNFSVDSDAEITLEANPDDLTAERLDEIRAAGVNRLSIGIQSFSDEDLKYMNRAHNAMQAYDAVRLAQDKGFDNISIDLIYGIPTLSEEQWEKNMETAFTLGVKHLSCYSLTVEPRTALAKLIRDRKVQEVDEEMSAIHFAMLMDRAAWAGFEHYEISNFAKPGNYSKHNTSYWSGEPYLGIGPSAHSYNKVSRQWNISNNPQYIRSIDENIVPFEREDLSNEEKFNEYVLTSLRTIWGISLRKLFLEFGEKSAMEFQRNIIPLLDDEQIELQGENLVLTRRGKFFADRIASDLFL from the coding sequence ATGCCCGGTCTCTATCTTCACATCCCATTCTGCAAGCAAGCTTGCAATTACTGCGATTTTCATTTTTCCACTACTCACAACACAAAATCCGCAATGCTGGAAGCGATGCGGAAGGAAATCGGACTTCGGAGTGATTATCTCGGTACCAACCAGCTCAGTACAATTTATTTTGGCGGCGGAACACCTTCATTGCTGACAGGTGATGAACTCAAAGGAATCTTTGAAACCATCAACAGAAATTTTTCTGTCGATTCGGATGCGGAAATCACTCTCGAAGCAAACCCGGACGACCTGACAGCCGAACGACTTGATGAAATTCGTGCAGCCGGTGTCAATCGTTTGAGTATTGGTATCCAGAGTTTCTCCGATGAGGATCTTAAATACATGAATCGTGCGCACAATGCAATGCAAGCCTATGATGCTGTTCGTCTTGCTCAGGACAAAGGCTTTGACAATATCTCCATCGATCTCATCTACGGTATTCCTACACTCTCTGAGGAACAATGGGAAAAAAATATGGAAACGGCTTTTACTTTAGGCGTTAAACATCTTTCCTGTTACTCGCTTACAGTTGAGCCCAGAACAGCTTTGGCCAAATTAATCCGTGACCGTAAAGTTCAGGAAGTGGATGAGGAAATGTCAGCCATTCATTTTGCAATGCTGATGGATCGCGCTGCCTGGGCCGGTTTTGAACATTACGAAATTTCGAATTTTGCCAAACCCGGCAATTATTCCAAACACAATACCTCTTACTGGAGTGGAGAGCCGTACCTAGGGATCGGGCCTTCCGCTCATTCTTACAATAAAGTCAGCCGTCAGTGGAATATCTCAAATAATCCACAGTACATCCGCTCCATTGATGAGAATATTGTTCCTTTCGAGCGAGAAGACCTGAGTAATGAGGAGAAATTCAATGAGTATGTACTCACATCTTTGAGAACAATTTGGGGAATTAGTTTGCGAAAACTCTTTCTTGAATTTGGTGAAAAGTCTGCCATGGAATTTCAACGAAATATTATTCCTCTTCTCGATGATGAACAAATCGAGCTGCAGGGAGAAAATCTTGTGCTTACCAGAAGAGGAAAATTTTTCGCAGATCGAATTGCTTCCGATCTTTTTCTCTGA
- a CDS encoding T9SS type A sorting domain-containing protein: MRFLAGLLFLMNFISFPGISQNLCTNGNFDSFTTLPNNYAQVCYANGWTSPSGVCALVVGTGSPDYYNTGGTGGCKPPATWWATVSPHSGAGMEGFAAWYSGNYREYISRQLSNPLTVGQVYTISLWYTNGVSTIHGYGCNNLGIAFSSAPLTQTGGAPISYVPQLESSAVLYSTTWQQLSFVYTPTSPDQYITIGNFRNNAATTITLLGTGTTGAYYYVDDISVTPGTTLPVELISFTAEEKENQIELKWTTESETNNAYFSIQHADNEYNFHEIGRIEGAGNSTVLNEYKFTDEHPANDINYYRLQQNDFDGTLTYSQTIACRKNKRSDFNWLYNSGSNKLTVIFKDTPGPHQVIHLHSMEGRTIFQSDNIREKEVDISTENIPDGIYALEIEDDDSRSTIKVALFH; the protein is encoded by the coding sequence ATGAGATTTCTGGCCGGACTTCTTTTCCTTATGAATTTCATTTCCTTCCCGGGGATTTCGCAGAACCTATGTACCAACGGAAATTTTGACTCCTTCACAACATTACCCAACAATTACGCGCAAGTATGTTATGCCAATGGCTGGACCAGCCCCAGCGGAGTCTGTGCGTTGGTAGTCGGCACAGGTAGCCCTGATTACTACAATACTGGAGGAACCGGAGGTTGCAAACCACCTGCCACCTGGTGGGCGACTGTTTCTCCTCACAGTGGAGCCGGTATGGAAGGTTTCGCCGCCTGGTATTCGGGAAATTACAGGGAATACATTTCCAGACAGCTTAGCAACCCTCTTACAGTTGGTCAGGTATATACAATTTCCTTATGGTATACCAATGGAGTGAGCACTATTCACGGATATGGATGTAATAACCTGGGAATCGCGTTTTCTTCCGCTCCATTGACTCAAACAGGCGGAGCACCGATTTCCTATGTCCCGCAGCTTGAATCAAGTGCCGTGCTTTATTCGACCACCTGGCAACAACTTAGTTTTGTCTACACACCTACCAGTCCTGATCAGTACATTACCATTGGTAATTTTCGCAACAATGCTGCAACTACTATCACCCTACTTGGAACAGGTACAACTGGCGCATATTATTATGTTGACGATATTTCTGTTACTCCCGGTACCACTTTGCCGGTAGAATTGATTTCATTTACTGCTGAAGAAAAGGAAAATCAGATCGAATTGAAATGGACTACCGAATCAGAAACAAACAATGCGTATTTCTCTATTCAACATGCCGACAATGAATACAATTTTCATGAAATTGGAAGAATTGAAGGCGCCGGGAACAGCACCGTGCTGAACGAATACAAGTTCACTGACGAACACCCGGCGAATGACATCAACTATTATCGTTTGCAACAAAATGATTTTGATGGAACATTAACCTACAGTCAGACCATTGCTTGCAGGAAAAACAAAAGATCCGATTTTAACTGGCTTTATAACAGTGGATCCAATAAACTGACAGTTATTTTTAAAGATACTCCCGGACCACATCAAGTGATTCATTTACATTCGATGGAGGGAAGAACTATTTTTCAATCAGATAATATTCGCGAAAAAGAAGTGGATATTTCCACAGAGAATATTCCGGATGGAATTTATGCTTTGGAAATTGAAGACGATGATTCCCGATCCACCATTAAAGTAGCTTTGTTCCACTGA
- the rsmI gene encoding 16S rRNA (cytidine(1402)-2'-O)-methyltransferase, whose protein sequence is MSHLYLVPTPIGNLEDITLRAIRILKEVDLILAEDTRTSGFLLKHLGIEKRMQSYHAHNEHKVVEDIVARIAAGEKIALITDAGTPGISDPGFLIVRECVRNNVPIETLPGATALIPALVNSGLPCDRFCFEGFLPQKKGRHTRLTNLKEETRTMIFYESPFRLVKTLEQFSEYFGADRQASVSRELSKLHEENFHGTLKECHLHFSSKTVKGEIVIVLAGKGNDVPEEE, encoded by the coding sequence ATGTCTCATCTTTACCTGGTTCCAACTCCTATCGGAAATCTGGAGGACATCACTTTACGTGCTATCCGGATCCTGAAGGAAGTTGATCTGATCCTGGCTGAAGATACCCGCACCAGTGGTTTTCTGCTCAAACACCTCGGCATCGAGAAACGTATGCAATCCTACCATGCTCATAATGAGCATAAGGTTGTAGAAGATATTGTAGCCCGAATCGCCGCAGGTGAAAAAATTGCCCTGATCACTGATGCCGGCACCCCGGGAATTTCCGATCCCGGCTTTTTGATTGTCCGGGAGTGTGTCAGGAACAATGTTCCTATCGAAACACTTCCCGGAGCAACAGCATTGATTCCGGCTCTGGTCAATTCAGGTTTACCCTGCGACCGTTTTTGCTTCGAAGGCTTTTTACCCCAGAAAAAAGGCCGTCACACACGGTTGACAAACCTGAAAGAAGAAACCAGAACCATGATTTTTTATGAATCTCCTTTCAGATTGGTCAAAACGCTGGAACAGTTTAGCGAGTATTTCGGGGCAGACCGTCAGGCTTCGGTTTCCAGGGAATTGAGTAAACTCCATGAGGAGAATTTTCATGGAACGCTGAAGGAATGTCACTTACATTTCTCCTCCAAAACAGTAAAAGGAGAAATTGTCATTGTTCTTGCCGGAAAAGGAAATGATGTTCCAGAGGAAGAATAA
- a CDS encoding thymidine kinase, whose translation MFLENLASNDPHRGHIEVICGSMFSGKTEELIRRLKRARIAKQKVEIFKPKVDTRYHEENVVSHDANFIPSTPVDSASQILLLANDVEVVGIDEAQFFDEELPSVCEKLANRGIRVMVAGLDMDYLGKPFGPIPGLVAIAEFVTKVHAICMKCGNLANYSHRTVANSSRILLGEQESYVPLCRACFNEEREKSS comes from the coding sequence ATGTTTTTAGAGAATTTAGCTTCCAATGATCCCCATCGTGGACATATCGAAGTAATTTGTGGGTCCATGTTTTCAGGTAAAACGGAAGAATTGATCCGTCGTTTAAAACGTGCACGTATCGCAAAGCAGAAAGTTGAGATATTCAAACCCAAAGTAGATACCCGCTATCATGAAGAAAATGTTGTTTCTCATGATGCCAATTTTATTCCAAGTACGCCTGTTGATTCAGCTTCGCAAATTCTTTTGTTAGCGAATGATGTGGAGGTTGTTGGAATTGACGAAGCGCAATTCTTTGATGAGGAATTGCCATCGGTTTGCGAAAAACTTGCCAACCGCGGAATTCGTGTAATGGTTGCCGGACTGGACATGGATTATCTTGGAAAACCTTTTGGTCCGATTCCCGGTCTGGTTGCAATTGCGGAGTTCGTTACGAAAGTTCATGCCATCTGCATGAAATGTGGCAACCTGGCGAATTATTCCCACCGTACAGTAGCAAACTCATCAAGAATACTTTTAGGTGAACAGGAAAGCTATGTTCCGCTTTGTCGTGCATGCTTCAATGAAGAGAGAGAAAAATCATCGTGA
- a CDS encoding bifunctional UDP-N-acetylmuramoyl-tripeptide:D-alanyl-D-alanine ligase/alanine racemase — MAESVYSIEQIAEIVGGKLVINDPDDHRIVDLLTDSRKIIHPETSLFFAIKGERHDGHRFIPELIVQGVRNFIVSDYPESFSALRANFIIVPEALVAMQMLAAFHRQRFHFPVLGITGSNGKTIVKEWLYQLLRADKNIVRSPKSFNSQVGVPLSLWLMNEEHQLALIEAGISRPGEMEKLQNMIRPTIGIFTNIGTAHDENFQGPQQKVDEKMKLFLGVENLIYCRDFAIIHDTVQRTLFDHEKIRCFTWSRKAKADLQIGRITKGTDETEIQAVYNNQFHKIRIPFTDDASVDNAIHCWSLMIVLGYAQDIISERMHFLNPVAMRLEMKNGINNTSVINDSYNSDVGSLTIALDFLNQQKQHNTRTVILSDILQSGRNEESLYREVAQLLLAKGVDKMIGIGDAIHRQQQLFGIPAKFYATTDDFLREASISDFRDETILLKGARPFGFEKIGKMLQQKAHETVMEINLNALVHNLNYYRSRVKPTTKMMAMVKAMSYGSGSFEIANILQFHHVDYLAVAYSDEGVELRKAGITLPIMVMNPEVQSFEAMIRYRLEPEIYNFRLLNQLNEVLRKHDGDPFRIHIKLDTGMRRLGFEEGDINELVVRLRNNKNIRVESVFSHLAASDEAEHDGFTRIQLDRFTRMSKDIQQEFEYPINRHILNSSGILRFSEAQFDMVRLGIGLYGFAATNNEQQQLQHVATLKTTISQIKNVPANETIGYSRRGKLTRDSIIATVAIGYADGINRRLGNGTGSMLVNGKRAPIVGSVCMDMCMLDITDIPAREGDEVIVFGTDLPVIEMATALGTIPYEVLAGVSQRVKRIYYQE; from the coding sequence ATGGCTGAATCTGTTTATTCCATTGAACAAATCGCTGAAATTGTCGGCGGAAAACTTGTCATCAACGATCCTGATGATCACCGGATTGTTGACCTCCTTACCGACAGCCGTAAAATCATTCATCCTGAAACATCTCTCTTTTTTGCAATTAAAGGAGAACGTCACGATGGACATCGGTTCATTCCCGAATTAATTGTTCAGGGTGTCAGGAATTTTATTGTTTCGGATTATCCGGAAAGTTTTTCAGCCCTCAGAGCAAATTTTATTATAGTTCCTGAAGCACTGGTTGCAATGCAAATGCTTGCAGCGTTTCACAGACAACGTTTCCATTTCCCGGTGCTGGGAATAACAGGAAGTAATGGTAAAACCATTGTCAAAGAATGGTTGTATCAATTACTCCGTGCCGACAAAAACATCGTTCGAAGTCCGAAAAGTTTTAATTCCCAGGTCGGTGTTCCACTCTCATTATGGCTGATGAATGAAGAACATCAGCTGGCTCTGATTGAAGCCGGAATCTCGCGCCCGGGTGAAATGGAGAAATTGCAAAACATGATTCGTCCGACCATCGGAATATTCACAAATATTGGAACCGCTCACGATGAAAATTTTCAGGGACCTCAGCAGAAGGTAGATGAGAAGATGAAACTTTTTCTCGGGGTCGAGAATCTTATTTACTGCAGGGACTTCGCGATCATTCACGATACAGTTCAACGAACTTTATTCGACCATGAAAAAATTCGTTGTTTCACCTGGTCACGAAAAGCAAAGGCGGATCTCCAGATAGGAAGAATTACCAAAGGCACTGACGAAACAGAAATTCAGGCCGTATACAATAATCAGTTCCATAAAATCCGAATTCCATTTACTGATGATGCGTCTGTTGACAATGCCATTCATTGCTGGTCACTGATGATCGTGCTTGGATATGCACAGGACATCATCAGTGAACGCATGCATTTCCTCAATCCTGTCGCCATGCGGCTGGAGATGAAAAACGGAATCAACAATACTTCTGTAATAAACGACAGTTATAATTCCGATGTAGGCTCACTAACCATCGCCCTGGATTTTCTGAATCAGCAAAAACAGCATAACACCAGAACAGTGATCCTTTCAGATATCCTTCAAAGCGGAAGGAACGAAGAAAGTCTCTACCGGGAAGTAGCTCAGCTGCTGCTTGCAAAAGGTGTCGATAAAATGATCGGTATCGGTGACGCTATTCACAGACAACAACAACTTTTCGGCATCCCTGCAAAATTTTATGCCACGACAGATGACTTTCTCAGGGAAGCATCCATCTCCGATTTTCGTGATGAAACTATTTTGCTCAAAGGAGCCCGTCCATTTGGCTTTGAGAAAATAGGGAAAATGCTCCAGCAAAAGGCGCATGAAACGGTGATGGAAATCAATCTGAATGCACTTGTTCACAACCTGAATTATTATCGGTCGAGGGTGAAGCCTACAACCAAGATGATGGCCATGGTCAAAGCCATGTCTTATGGAAGCGGCAGCTTTGAAATCGCGAATATCCTGCAGTTCCACCATGTGGATTACCTCGCAGTCGCCTATAGCGATGAAGGAGTTGAATTAAGAAAAGCCGGGATCACTCTCCCGATAATGGTCATGAACCCGGAGGTACAGAGTTTTGAAGCAATGATTCGTTATCGCCTGGAACCGGAGATCTATAATTTCAGATTACTCAATCAGCTGAATGAAGTGCTGCGCAAACACGATGGTGATCCATTCAGAATCCATATTAAACTGGATACCGGAATGAGGAGACTGGGTTTTGAAGAAGGAGACATCAACGAACTGGTTGTTCGTTTGAGAAATAATAAAAACATTCGTGTTGAATCTGTTTTTTCTCATCTGGCCGCGAGCGATGAAGCTGAACATGACGGTTTCACACGTATCCAGTTGGATAGATTTACCCGAATGAGTAAAGATATCCAGCAGGAATTTGAATATCCTATCAACAGGCACATCCTGAATTCATCCGGTATACTTCGGTTTAGTGAGGCTCAATTTGACATGGTTCGTCTCGGTATCGGTTTGTATGGATTCGCGGCGACAAATAATGAGCAGCAGCAATTGCAACATGTGGCCACACTGAAAACCACAATATCACAAATTAAAAACGTCCCCGCGAATGAGACCATCGGTTATAGCCGGAGAGGCAAACTCACCCGTGATTCTATCATTGCGACAGTTGCCATTGGTTACGCGGATGGAATCAATCGTCGCTTAGGCAATGGAACCGGTTCTATGCTGGTAAACGGAAAACGGGCACCGATTGTCGGTAGTGTTTGTATGGATATGTGCATGCTCGATATTACTGACATTCCAGCAAGAGAAGGTGATGAGGTAATTGTTTTTGGAACGGATTTGCCGGTGATTGAAATGGCTACTGCACTCGGAACTATTCCCTATGAAGTTCTTG